One stretch of Cucurbita pepo subsp. pepo cultivar mu-cu-16 unplaced genomic scaffold, ASM280686v2 Cp4.1_scaffold000455, whole genome shotgun sequence DNA includes these proteins:
- the LOC111785339 gene encoding inositol oxygenase 4-like isoform X1, with protein sequence MAMLGLPPMRLNPLLPSSVENSEGFQFSGEESSPPLNEGEVSQFQTHHRKKEKSQRSVDSTFLHFPSLSRHFPSTFRSAILNAQRQYATCAEVQKPSQESESESELDGEFENEEYAPNDAVFLAPKINSFGHSFRDYDAESARQKTVEELYRLNHINQTYDFVKRMREEYGKLDKTEMSIWECCELLNEVVDESDPDLDEPQIQHLLQSAEAIRKDYPNEDWLHLTALIHDLGKVLLLPIFGGLPQWAVVGDTYPLGCAFDKSIVHHKYFKDNIDQDNPAYNTKYGIYSHGCGLDNVVISWGHDDYMYMVAKENGTTLPSAGLFIIRYHSFYPMHQEGAYRHLMNKEDLENLKWLSVFNNYDLYSKSKVLVDVEKVKPYYQSLIRKYFPSKLKW encoded by the exons ATGGCCATGCTCGGCCTCCCTCCCATGCGTCTCAACCCCCTCTTGCCTTCCTCAG TAGAGAATTCGGAGGGATTCCAATTCTCCGGCGAGGAGTCGTCTCCGCCATTAAACGAAGGCGAAGTTTCTCAGTTCCAAACTCACCatagaaagaaggaaaaatctcAGCGATCTGTGGATTCGACTTTCCTTCATTTTCCGTCGCTTTCTCGGCATTTTCCTTCGACTTTCCGATCGGCGATCCTCAACGCGCAGCGGCAATACG CAACGTGTGCTGAGGTCCAGAAGCCTTCTCAGGAATCGGAATCGGAATCGGAATTGGACggtgaatttgaaaatgaagaatatgcGCCAAACGACGCCGTTTTCCTCGCCCCCAAAATCAACTCCTTTGGCCATTCATTCAG GGATTATGACGCCGAAAGCGCAAGGCAAAAGACTGTTGAAGAACTCTACCGCTTGAACCACATCAACCAAACATATGATTTT GTAAAGAGAATGAGAGAAGAGTACGGGAAGTTGGACAAAACAGAAATGAGCATATGGGAATGCTGTGAGCTGCTGAATGAAGTGGTGGATGAGAGCGATCCAGATTTGGATGAGCCTCAGATTCAGCACTTACTCCAATCTGCTGAAGCCATTCGAAAAGACTATCCCAACGAAGATTGGCTCCACTTGACTGCCCTTATCCACG ATCTTGGAAAGGTTCTCCTTCTTCCTATCTTTGGAGGGCTTCCTCAATGGGCTGTTGTTg GTGATACATATCCTCTTGGCTGTGCCTTTGATAAGTCAATTGTTCATCACAAG TACTTCAAAGACAATATAGACCAGGATAATCCAGCTTACAACACAAAATATGGAATCTATTCTCATGGATGTGGACTCGACAATGTAGTGATCTCTTGGGGGCACGACGATTATATGTACATG GTTGCTAAAGAAAATGGAACAACTCTACCTTCAGCCGGATTATTTATCATTAGATATCACTCATTTTATC cAATGCATCAGGAAGGAGCATATCGACACTTGATGAACAAGGAGGATCTTGAGAATTTGAAGTGGCTTTCAGTTttcaa CAATTACGACCTTTACAGCAAGAGCAAAGTTCTTGTTGACGTGGAAAAGGTCAAACCCTACTACCAATCCCTCATTCGAAAG TACTTCCCCTCCAAGCTTAAATGGTGA
- the LOC111785339 gene encoding inositol oxygenase 4-like isoform X2: MAMLGLPPMRLNPLLPSSENSEGFQFSGEESSPPLNEGEVSQFQTHHRKKEKSQRSVDSTFLHFPSLSRHFPSTFRSAILNAQRQYATCAEVQKPSQESESESELDGEFENEEYAPNDAVFLAPKINSFGHSFRDYDAESARQKTVEELYRLNHINQTYDFVKRMREEYGKLDKTEMSIWECCELLNEVVDESDPDLDEPQIQHLLQSAEAIRKDYPNEDWLHLTALIHDLGKVLLLPIFGGLPQWAVVGDTYPLGCAFDKSIVHHKYFKDNIDQDNPAYNTKYGIYSHGCGLDNVVISWGHDDYMYMVAKENGTTLPSAGLFIIRYHSFYPMHQEGAYRHLMNKEDLENLKWLSVFNNYDLYSKSKVLVDVEKVKPYYQSLIRKYFPSKLKW, from the exons ATGGCCATGCTCGGCCTCCCTCCCATGCGTCTCAACCCCCTCTTGCCTTCCTCAG AGAATTCGGAGGGATTCCAATTCTCCGGCGAGGAGTCGTCTCCGCCATTAAACGAAGGCGAAGTTTCTCAGTTCCAAACTCACCatagaaagaaggaaaaatctcAGCGATCTGTGGATTCGACTTTCCTTCATTTTCCGTCGCTTTCTCGGCATTTTCCTTCGACTTTCCGATCGGCGATCCTCAACGCGCAGCGGCAATACG CAACGTGTGCTGAGGTCCAGAAGCCTTCTCAGGAATCGGAATCGGAATCGGAATTGGACggtgaatttgaaaatgaagaatatgcGCCAAACGACGCCGTTTTCCTCGCCCCCAAAATCAACTCCTTTGGCCATTCATTCAG GGATTATGACGCCGAAAGCGCAAGGCAAAAGACTGTTGAAGAACTCTACCGCTTGAACCACATCAACCAAACATATGATTTT GTAAAGAGAATGAGAGAAGAGTACGGGAAGTTGGACAAAACAGAAATGAGCATATGGGAATGCTGTGAGCTGCTGAATGAAGTGGTGGATGAGAGCGATCCAGATTTGGATGAGCCTCAGATTCAGCACTTACTCCAATCTGCTGAAGCCATTCGAAAAGACTATCCCAACGAAGATTGGCTCCACTTGACTGCCCTTATCCACG ATCTTGGAAAGGTTCTCCTTCTTCCTATCTTTGGAGGGCTTCCTCAATGGGCTGTTGTTg GTGATACATATCCTCTTGGCTGTGCCTTTGATAAGTCAATTGTTCATCACAAG TACTTCAAAGACAATATAGACCAGGATAATCCAGCTTACAACACAAAATATGGAATCTATTCTCATGGATGTGGACTCGACAATGTAGTGATCTCTTGGGGGCACGACGATTATATGTACATG GTTGCTAAAGAAAATGGAACAACTCTACCTTCAGCCGGATTATTTATCATTAGATATCACTCATTTTATC cAATGCATCAGGAAGGAGCATATCGACACTTGATGAACAAGGAGGATCTTGAGAATTTGAAGTGGCTTTCAGTTttcaa CAATTACGACCTTTACAGCAAGAGCAAAGTTCTTGTTGACGTGGAAAAGGTCAAACCCTACTACCAATCCCTCATTCGAAAG TACTTCCCCTCCAAGCTTAAATGGTGA